A DNA window from Salvelinus namaycush isolate Seneca chromosome 30, SaNama_1.0, whole genome shotgun sequence contains the following coding sequences:
- the LOC120025075 gene encoding carbonic anhydrase 7-like, with product MTGRHWGYGEENGPDAWHKNYPIAHGNRQSPIDIVPEDTVYDASLPPIFVSYDHCNSINICNNGHSVTVEFDDTDDKTVIRAGPLDNAYRLKQFHFHWGGKGSQGSEHTVRGKTYASELHLVHWNADKYKTFGEAAAAPDGLAVLGVFLEIGDEHRGLHKITDALYMVKFKGRVADFKGFNPKCLLPNSLHFWTYPGSLTTPPLHESVTWIVLKEPIIVSEKQMGKFRMLLFSGEEEESRKCMENNFRPPQPLKGRKVLASFD from the exons ATGACAGGGCGTCACTGGGGATACGGAGAGGAGAACG GTCCAGATGCATGGCACAAAAACTATCCCATCGCCCATGGCAATCGCCAGTCTCCCATAGACATAGTTCCTGAGGACACTGTATACGATGCCAGCCTGCCTCCCATATTCGTCTCCTACGACCACTGCAACTCAATCAACATCTGCAACAACGGCCACTCTGTGACCGTAGAGTTTGATGACACCGATGACAAAACAG TAATCAGGGCAGGCCCCCTTGACAACGCCTACCGGCTGAAACAGTTCCACTTCCACTGGGGCGGGAAGGGCAGCCAAGGCTCAGAGCACACCGTCCGAGGGAAGACCTACGCTTCAGAG CTTCATCTGGTGCACTGGAACGCAGACAAGTACAAGACATTTGGGGAGGCAGCGGCAGCCCCCGATGGACTGGCTGTCCTTGGCGTCTTTTTAGAG ATCGGAGATGAACACAGAGGTTTACACAAGATAACAGATGCTTTATACATGGTGAAGTTTAAG GGAAGAGTTGCAGATTTCAAAGGTTTCAATCCCAAGTGCCTCCTACCTAACAGCCTACACTTCTGGACCTACCCGGGTTCACTGACCACGCCACCTCTTCACGAGAGTGTCACCTGGATCGTTCTGAAGGAGCCAATCATAGTCTCAGAGAAACAG ATGGGAAAGTTCAGGATGCTGCTCTTCAgcggagaggaggaagagagcaggAAATGCATGGAGAACAACTTCCGACCCCCTCAACCCCTGAAAGGCAGGAAGGTGCTAGCATCCTTTGACTAA